The genomic DNA GCCGCCACGTTGTCCTGGTCGAAGAGAGTACGGGCAACCTCGCCCTGCGCCACCAGCATTTCTTCCTCGTCCGGGTTGCCGGGCAGGTCCGCGACCACCAGCAGCGAACCGTTCTGGCCTTCGCCGAACTTCTGCGAAACGGCTTCGTAGGCCCGGTACTGTGTGGTGTCGTGGGCTTCGGAGGAACCGTCGGGAAGGTTGGTGCGCAGGTCCAGGGCCGGGATGGCGATGACCAGCAGGCCAGCGATCGAGAGCACTACGGTGAGCGCAGCGCGCACCGTGGACATCTGCTTTACCGGAATGGTTTCCGGCTTGCCGGCCGAGGCCGAGGCACCGTGGTCCTTTTCCCGTGCCGCGCGCTCCTTGCGGCTGAGGATCTTCATGCCGGCCAGCTTGAGCAGTGCCGGTGTCAGGGTGGTGGCCACCAGAACCGCAATGGCGACGCAGGCCGCGCCCACGGTGCCCATCAGGCCCAGGAAGGGAATGCCGGTAATGTTCAGCGCCAGCAGGGCAATGAACACTGTGGTGCCGGCGAACACCACGGCGTTGCCGGAGGTTCCGTTGGCCAGGGCAATGGATTCGGACAGGCTGTAGCCGGCCTTGAGCTGGCGGCGGTGCCGGTTGACGATGAACAGGGCATAGTCAATGCCCACGGCCAGGCCGAGCATCACGCCGAGGATGGGGGTAACGGAGGCCATTTCGACGACGCCGGAGAAGGCCAGCGCACCGGCGGCACCAATGCCCACACCGATGATCGCGGTGACCAGCGGCAGGCCGGCACCGATGAAGGTTCCCAGCATAACCACCAGCACGACGGCGGCGACCGCCAGGCCGACTACCTCGCCGACTCCCAGGATGCTGGGGACCCCGGCGGAAACTTCGGCGGAGAAGTCCACCTTGACCCCGTCGATAGGCTCATCCTCAAAGGCTGCGACCAGTGCGTCCTTGGTTTCCTGTTCCACCTCCATCTGGGTCTCGCTGAAGACAACGTTGACCACTGCCGCACTGCCGTCCTCGGACACGGTGCGGATGTCGGCGGCCATTTCCAGCAGTTCAGCACCCTGTTCAGCCTGGACGGCGCCGGCTTCAAGCTCGGCGCTCTTGGCGTCCAGCTCGGCACGGCTGGCATCCAGGGTGGCCTGCTGGGCGTCCAGCTGTGCCATCATTTCGGCCGGGGCGCCGGCTGCTTCAGCCTGCTGCCGGGCGGCGTCAAGCTGGGCCTGGCCGTCCTCGAGCTGGGTGCGTCCCTGCTCGATCTGGAGGCGGCCGGCATCAACCTGGGCCTGGCCGTCCTGAAGCTGCTGCGCCTGCGCGGCGCGGTCCGCCTCGGTGGCGAACGGGTCAACCACGGTTTCCACGCCGTCGATCTCCGAGGCATCAGCGATCAGCGCGGAGATGTCCTGCTTCTGCTCGTCGGTGAAGGCGGAGCCGTCCTCGGTCTGGACCACCACGGAGCCGGAGCCGCCGGAAGCCTCGGGGAGTTTTTCCTGCAGGTGGTTGGTGACCTGTGTGGTGGGGGTGTCAGGGATGGAGAAGCCGGTGGCAAGCGTGCCGCCGAAGAGCAAAAACGCCGCTCCGGCAGCCACAAGCACTCCGATCCATGCCGCCAGCACGGTTTTCGCGCGGCGGGCAGCCGCGGCACCGAGGCGGTAGAGGAATTCAGCCATTTTGAGGGTCTGTCCTTTTATGGGAGGGGTGGGGAACTACGGGTGGAGTGATCTGGGGGATGAAGGGTCCGCCGCGTGGCCGCTGCGTACCTTTTCAAGGAGTGTGTCCAGCAGCTCGGCCCAGACCTGCCGGGATTCAGGCGTGTCCACGGCACCGGTGGCACAGTGCCAGTGGTGGTAGAGCACGCCCAGCCCACTGGTCAGGGAACCGATGAGCAGGTCCACGCTGAGTCCGTCCGCTTCCGGATAGCGGCTGAGCATGGATGCCGAGAACCGTTCGTTCAATTCGGTAAAGGCACGCAGGGCGATGGGATGGGCCTGCGCCTCCGGGGACGCGGGCAACGCCGGACCGAGCAGGCGGGTCAGGTAGGCCATGGGCGCCACCAGGTCCGCGGTGCGGAATGCCTCGGCAATCTCCTCAAACATGCCCGGACGGTCATCACCGGCCTGCGGCACGGCGGTCAGGCTCTCCACCGCAGTGCTGAGGACGCCGCTGCAGACCTCGGAGACTATGTCACGCACGGACCCAAAATGGTTGAACACCGTGCGGCGGGAAACATCGGCGCGCTGCGCCAGTTCATCGACGGTGAAATCCGTGGTCTGGCGTTCGTGCATCAGCGCGGCAGCAGCAGTCACAATGGCCTGCCGGTGGCGGTCCTTGAGCGCCTGGCGGCGGTCAGGGGTAGCG from Arthrobacter zhangbolii includes the following:
- a CDS encoding MMPL family transporter, which translates into the protein MAEFLYRLGAAAARRAKTVLAAWIGVLVAAGAAFLLFGGTLATGFSIPDTPTTQVTNHLQEKLPEASGGSGSVVVQTEDGSAFTDEQKQDISALIADASEIDGVETVVDPFATEADRAAQAQQLQDGQAQVDAGRLQIEQGRTQLEDGQAQLDAARQQAEAAGAPAEMMAQLDAQQATLDASRAELDAKSAELEAGAVQAEQGAELLEMAADIRTVSEDGSAAVVNVVFSETQMEVEQETKDALVAAFEDEPIDGVKVDFSAEVSAGVPSILGVGEVVGLAVAAVVLVVMLGTFIGAGLPLVTAIIGVGIGAAGALAFSGVVEMASVTPILGVMLGLAVGIDYALFIVNRHRRQLKAGYSLSESIALANGTSGNAVVFAGTTVFIALLALNITGIPFLGLMGTVGAACVAIAVLVATTLTPALLKLAGMKILSRKERAAREKDHGASASAGKPETIPVKQMSTVRAALTVVLSIAGLLVIAIPALDLRTNLPDGSSEAHDTTQYRAYEAVSQKFGEGQNGSLLVVADLPGNPDEEEMLVAQGEVARTLFDQDNVAAVAPIGSSEDRTVTAFQVIPEEGPTSESTQELVHTLRDLSPLETENGDVKLGVAGTASGNIDISEKLSEALPIYLGVVVGLSLLILILVFRSIFVPVIATLGFILSYFAAIGGVVAIYQWGWLAGVFGVETPGPVLNFLPTILVGILFGLAMDYMLFLGSGMREAFVHGSPARVAVMQGFRAGRSVVTAAAIIMVSVFGGFIFSHSTMIRPIGFALAFGVLVDAFVVRMLLIPALMHLAGDKAWWLPKWLDKILPDVDVEGASLERAHPHAEEQPASDGVETPVRS
- a CDS encoding TetR/AcrR family transcriptional regulator, with protein sequence MFTNATPDRRQALKDRHRQAIVTAAAALMHERQTTDFTVDELAQRADVSRRTVFNHFGSVRDIVSEVCSGVLSTAVESLTAVPQAGDDRPGMFEEIAEAFRTADLVAPMAYLTRLLGPALPASPEAQAHPIALRAFTELNERFSASMLSRYPEADGLSVDLLIGSLTSGLGVLYHHWHCATGAVDTPESRQVWAELLDTLLEKVRSGHAADPSSPRSLHP